CAGCTGCAGCTGCGACGGGAACGCCACATGTAGAATCGTTGCTCCATCGACGAAGTTCGTGATGAATGACCGCACCCGCATGCGGTTGATCGGAATCGTCGGATACCCGCTGCTCCCCGGCACGACGCTGTTGTCCGGCGTGTCGGGGATGCGGTACGCGGTCTTCATCCAGAAGTTGTCGTCGGCGTGGTCGAGCACGGTGATCGCCGAGAGCATCTTCACCCAGTAGGTCGCGAACCAGCCGGGGACGATCAGCCGCACCGGGTACCCGTTGAGCACCGGCAGTGCGGCGCCGTTCATCGCGTAGGCGACGATCACGTCGTCGCGGCGCGCGACGTCGACGTCCAGCGACTTCTTGAAATCCGGCGTCGTCGGCAGCGGCGGCGCGTCGAGCCCGTCGAACTGCACCTGCTTCGCGCTGGCCTTCAACCCGGCCCGATCGAGCACGTCGCGCAGCCGTACTCCGGTCCATACCGCGTTCCCCATCGCGCCGTTTCCCCACTCGCCGCCGGGGACGCGCGGCGTGAAGAGCCCGCGCGAGTTTCCCGAGCACTGGTTCACTGCGGTGACCTCGACCTGCGGCATCGCGGCGAGATCGTCCAGCGAGAGCGAGAGCGTCCGGTTCACTGCGCCCGTCACCGCGATCCGGTGCGCGCTCGCGTCGACGGATTGCGGGATGTTCGACAGATGCCAGCGCACGAAGAAAGCGTCGTTCGGCGTGTAGATCCCGTCGTCGAAGACCGCGAACGGCGTCTCGAGCTGCGGCGGCCGCGGCGTGAGCAGAATCAGCGGGCGTTTCTGCGGAAACGCGACCAGCGGGCGCTCACCGTTCGCGAACGGCAGCTGCACCGTGTCCGCCGCGGCGCGCAGCGGAAGCGCCGCAGCGCCCAGCGCCGCGCCCGCCGCGGAGAGAAAACGGCGACGATCGAGCTCGCTCAACGGGACCTCCTCTCGGGCCAGCGGCCTGCTTCCGCGGGAGGCCCCAGTTTCCTCGACTAGCAGACGAGTGGGAGGTTTGCTGGTATGTGCGCTTTCGTACATGGAAATGTCAAGCTGAGGCAAAGCGAAGGATTCATGTCGACGAGCTACCACTTGATCCGCTTCGAGGGCTACCTCGACATCAGCCGCTATCCGGAGATCCGGGCGGCGTTCGAGGGTGCGCCCGCGGAGGTCCCGGTTCTGGTCGACCTGCTCGACGCGGTCGGCGTCGACTCGATCTTCCTCTCCGAGATGCTGATGTTCAAGCGGCGTCGGCGCCCGCTCCCGGTCGCCGTCGTGATCCCCCCGGGCGGGCACCTTGCCAAGCTGTTCGGGATCGCCAGCGTCGGCGAGAAGATGGACGTCTTCACCAACCTCAGCTCCGCGATCGACGCGCTCGGTCTCGGCGAGGAAGAGCCGGAAGCGACGTAGCGAGCGTCAGGCCGGGAACGTGTGACGCAGGTACGCGCGTTCACCGGGTATCGTCGTTCACATCCTCTCTTCATCCAGCGACTCGCAATCATCCGGAGGACCGAATGCTCAGACGACTCGTCATGGCGGCACTCGCCGCCGGCCTGGTGGCGTCGACCGCGACCGCGGCGCTCGCCGACCGCGACGACCACCACAACCGCGGCCACAACCACGCCTACTACGGCGGGAGCAACAACAACGGCTGGCACTACGGCGTGAACCGCCGCAACAGCAACGGCAGCTGGTACAACCGCAACAACGGCAGCTGGTACAACGGCAGCCAGTACAACGGCAACAACGGCTACTACACGAACTACAACGGCTACAACTACAACGGGAACAACGGGAACTGGAACCGCCGCCGCGGCGACGGTGACAACGATCGCGACGACCACCGCA
The nucleotide sequence above comes from Candidatus Eremiobacterota bacterium. Encoded proteins:
- a CDS encoding molybdopterin-dependent oxidoreductase, whose amino-acid sequence is MYESAHTSKPPTRLLVEETGASRGSRPLAREEVPLSELDRRRFLSAAGAALGAAALPLRAAADTVQLPFANGERPLVAFPQKRPLILLTPRPPQLETPFAVFDDGIYTPNDAFFVRWHLSNIPQSVDASAHRIAVTGAVNRTLSLSLDDLAAMPQVEVTAVNQCSGNSRGLFTPRVPGGEWGNGAMGNAVWTGVRLRDVLDRAGLKASAKQVQFDGLDAPPLPTTPDFKKSLDVDVARRDDVIVAYAMNGAALPVLNGYPVRLIVPGWFATYWVKMLSAITVLDHADDNFWMKTAYRIPDTPDNSVVPGSSGYPTIPINRMRVRSFITNFVDGATILHVAFPSQLQLRGIAFDGGSGIKRVEVSGDGGTTWIDAVLERDYGKYSFRRWNASVPTRQGTSTYTLAVRATANDGSTQPMTPGWNPSGYLRNAVETYKVTVG